In Vibrio pomeroyi, the genomic window CTTTTTAAGGGCGAAATCTGAACTCATCGCAAGCTGCGTGTTAGGTGCACTGTTGCTTTGTGTGACAGACAGCTTGGCGATTTTCTTGGCGCAATGGTCTTTGGATATGATTCCAACAGGAACGGCAACCGCGGTGATTGGTGCTCCAGCTTTGATCATTATTGCGCGCAAGCAGATGTCAGCCCAAGATCAGCTCTTCTTCTCGATGCCTAAAGGGCCAAAGTTCATTTCACCTTTGGCTTATTTCTTGTTGGGCGCGATGATCTTCGGTTTACTGGCGTTAAGCACATTGTCACAGCCTTCTTCAGACATGGGTTACTTCATTATCCCAGATGCGTTTGAGTGGTCTATTCGCTGGCCTAGAATGTTAACTGCAATATTCGCTGGTAGCGGTTTGGCTGTGGCGGGTGTGATTTTACAAAGGCTAGTTTACAACCCACTTGCGAGCCCAGACATTCTTGGTGTGTCGGCGGGTGCGGTGCTAGCCTTGATTTTCAGTAGCCTGTTTATGGGATACTCGATTCACTCACTAAGCCCGTGGGTAGCGTTTTTGGGCAGTGCGATTGCACTCTGTTTGTTGCTGTTCCTTGGTAAGAAGCACCAGTTTGCTCCGTCTATCCTAATTCTCACAGGTATTTCGTTGACCGCAGTGTTAGAGGCCTTAGTGCAGTTTTCCTTAACACGAGTTGGTGAGGGGAAATATACGTTATTGGCTTGGTTGGCAGGCTCTACATATCGTGTTGAACCTGATGCGGCAACGATCATGGCTATCGTGATCACTGTTTGTATTGGGTTAGCTTTACTGTTGAGTCGTTGGGTGACGTTAATTGCGACTGGCCGTCAGTTCGCAAGTGCAAGAGGGCTGAACATCAACATCGCCTATGTGGCTCTGCTGTGTATTGTTGCGGTGTTATGTTCGATGGTGACAACCACCATGGGACCGGTCGCCTTTGTTGGTCTATTGGCTCCACATATTGCGGCCATGGTTGGTGCTCGTTTGGTTCGTGAGCAGATCATCTTATCGTTTTTGATTGGTGCAGCACTGATGTTATTTGCCGACTGGCTAGGGCAAGTGGTGGTGTTCCCTGCACAGCTTGCGGCAGGAACACTAGTTTCTATTATTGGTGGTAGTTACTTCATCTTCTTGTTATTGAAATCTCGAAGAGCGTGAGTTAACGGCTAGCAAGTTAAGCGCTAAGTTTTTTGCTCACCGAAACAGTATGAAGGGCAGTGATTGGAATTATTCATCACTGCCTTTTTTCTTGGGCTTTGTGTTTTCGAGACCAAGTGTTAGCCAACACAGATCTCGCTTCTAAAGCGTCAATTTTGCATATGTGACTAAGATGGCTACGCTAAAGGTCAGACCACTTAATTGGATAGCCAAATGCCTGAACTTGAACGCCTAACATGCTCTATTGATGAAAACCAGATCGCAACGGTTGTACTGAATCGCCCTGACAAGCTGAATGCCATTGATATGGCGATGTTTCAAGGGGTGAACAACATGGTCAGTCAGTTGAAAAACAACACTGAGATTCGTGCGGTGATCGTAAAAGGCAGTGGGACAGACTTTTGTTCGGGGCTTGATGTGAAGTCCTTGCTTACCAGTAAATCTGGTGCAATGAAGTTGTTGTTCAAATGGCTACCGACATTACCAAACGCTGCCCAACGCTTTTCTTTAGGGTGGCGAGATATCCCATGCCCCGTGATTTTTGCGATTCACGGACGTTGCTGGGGAGGTGGTCTTCAACTCGTCAGTGGTGGTGACTTTAGAATCGCCAGTCCAGACGCCAACTTTTCTATCTTAGAAGCTAAGTGGGGGCTAATTCCTGACATGGGCGGCGCGATTGCCTTCAGAGAGTTGATGCGAAAAGATCACACCCTAGAAATGGCGATGACCGCCAAGGTGATAGACAGTGAAACCGCAAAGGAATATGGGCTCGTCACAAAAATAGCCGAAGAGCCGTACGCGGAAGCTTATGCTTTGGCACTGGAGTGTGCGAATCGATCGCCAGATGTGGTCGCTGCCAATAAGAAACTCTATAACAAAACTTGGTGGTCTAGCCCCGGTATCGCCTTGTTTTACGAGACTTGGTATCAGATTAAAGTTGCCTTAGGCAAGAACCGAGCGATTGCCGCTCAGCGTGAAATTCATAGCGACAAACCACGCGCTTATGTGGCTAGGAAGTTTAAATAGTGTTTGTACAGGAATAATCGATATTCCCTTTGTTTATCGGGCTTTGCGGTAACCTTAGCGCAATTTAATGTCTAAGGCTGAATGAGCACTCTGATGAACAAAACTTTTACCTACTCTCTAGCTGCCACCGCAATATTTACAAGTTTGAACGCTTTCGCAAGTGGTCTGTTTTTACAAGAGGCCGTTGTTGCCAACGCGGGTACTACTGGCGCTGGTGACGGTGTTTACACCCGATCTGCTGCGGCGATGTGGACGAACCCTGCCACCATGTCTCACATGGGCGAAAGCAAAACCACCATCAATACCATGGCGTTTGATCTTGAGATGAAATATCAAGACAACCTAGATTCAAGTGATAACGGCAAAGCTCATTCTGTAATGCCGTCATTTGGTGTCTTTCACGCTCACCAAGTGACTGACAAATTACACCTTGGTATTGCGCTGGGTGCAGTGGGTGGTTCTAGCCTTGATTACGGTAGTGAGTGGGCGGGAGCTGGACTTCTAGAAGATATCACCCTCACTGCGATGCAAGTGAACCCATCACTGAGCTACAAACTGAACGACCGATGGTCTGTCGGTGCAGGTGTTCAATTTAGCTGGGGTGCTTTCCAACAGACAACATCTGGATTTACAGCAAAACAAGACACTGATTGGGCTTATGGCTATAACCTTGGTGTTATGTACACTCCGACAGAAAAACTCAAGTTGGGTGCGAGTTATCGTTCTAAATTGGAGCACGAGTTTAATAACGACGTTAAGGGCTTGGGGAGTGTTAACTCACTGTCGACAGATCTCGCACTGCCTGAGATCGTTGATTTAAGCGCAAGTTATGCATTGAACTCTCAACTTGATCTCTTGGCTAGCATTCAATTCCACCGCTGGAGCGAATGGGATGAGACAGTATTAGATTTTGGAGTGACAGATAGAGACGGGATCCCAATTAAACGTGATTGGGACGATGTGTGGAAGTTCGCGATAGGTGCAGACTACCAATTGAACTCTGACTGGCGTTTAAAGGCAGGCTTCTCTTACGAAACTTCGCCACAAGACGATCCGTCAATGCAATGGGTTGACCTTCCAGTAGGCGAGCAATACCGCTACTCTGTAGGTGCATCTACCTACTGGGATGACATCTTAATTGACGTTTTCTATGAATATGCAGATCTAGGCTCAGTTGATATGAACCGTGATGGACCAGTTGGACGCAATCTCCTTAATGGTTCGTTCGACGGTCGAATCCACTTTATTGGTGTTAGCGCGACCTTCTAATGACATTACGCAATCTATTAATTGTTACTTCGGTAATCCTAGGCTCAACGGGTGTTTTGGCTGAAGAGAAGCACCCAGATGACCCGACTAAGATCGTAACCAAAGCGGGCGTTGCTTATAACGAAGAGCTAAAGTTCTCGGGCTCTATCGGGCTTGATGAAGCACGAATGATCAACGCTCGTGTCAATGCTGATGGTGAAGAGTGGCGAGTGGGTGGTTCATGGCTATTGCCTTTGGGCATCGTCAACTTCAACTTTAGTCGCTCTGAATACGACAACGATGCTTATAAGAATAACTACAGTATCGGAACATTTGTTCCGTTGAGTTATTTTGATATTGAGCCGTTCGGATGGCAAATCTTCCCGCTGGCTGGGTACAGCTATAACGATGGTGAAGTGGCGGTGTTTGACGATCAGAATGTAGGCTCTGATTATGTGTTGATGCCAAGTTCAACGCATGGCGGTTACATTGGTGCGTTTGGCCTAAAAACGATTACCGATGAGTGGTCAATCATGGGCTTTGGTGGCGGTTCCATGGGCTCTGATGATTATTCAGGCTATTGGACGGGTGTCGGCGCGAGCTACAAATTAAGCGACGCCCAGTCGTTCAATTTCTTCACTATTTTTGCTGAGGATGACTTTGGTGAGAACAACAGTGTTGGTGCTTCTTATACCTACGAGTTCAACTAAGCATCAATCTCCGTTCCCCATAAATAAAAAACTGAGTGTAGGCCAACCTAAGTAGGTGAACTTACACTCAGCATTTATTTTTCTCTATGAGATTTTCAGCTGTTGTCCGATGTTAGCAAGTCGCTTGGTAGCGCTCTACGTAGCTTTGCATCACCGCATTCATCGCTTGAGTGATGTTGGCGTATTGTTCTTCTTCTAAGTTCGCAAGTGACACACGTAGCGACCATGTTGGAGCATCAAACCCAGCGCCTGGCATCACAATCACTCCGTGTTCTTCAGCAAGACGAACCAAGAAATCCAAAGGCTCATACGTTTCTTCTAACCAAGAGAAGAAACCCTCGCTATGAATCGTTTGAGCAATTTCTTTCAGATCAATCTCTACATAGTAAAACGCGCCGGTTTGGTCGCCCTCGGCAATGATTGGAGCTGCCAAGTTTTTCTGCATCAATGTATGGTAACGGCGACGCACAATCTGTTTAGCTAAGCGCTTATACTCTTCACCACCTTGCATCAAAGATAACAACGAGAACATCGTCATCTGGATTTGTTGCGGAGTAGAAAGACCAGCAGTGTGGTTCAGTGCTACAGCACGGCTGTCTGCGACCAAGCGATCAATGAATTTAATCTTACTTGGCTCTAGGGCAATGCCTTGGTATCGAGTCGACAACGTGGTTCTGGTTTCCTCTGGTAGATCGCCGATCATGCGGTCGAAGTTGTTGTCTTCATGTACTCCGATGACCCCTAGACGCCAGCCAGTCGCACCGAAGTACTTAGAGTACGAATACACCAGAATCGTATTCTTCGGAGCAAGCATCGCTAACGAAGTGAAGTTATCCGCAAAGGTGCCGTAGACGTCATCAGTCAGCAGAATTAACTCAGGGCGACGGTTGGCGATCTCCGCAATCGTGTACAGTGTTTCATCACTCAGTCTTACCGATGCTGGGTTACTTGGGTTCACTAAGAAGAAGGCTTTCACGCTTGGATCGTTTAACTTCTCTAATTCAGAATCAGGGATCTGCCACGCTGATTCTTCTGTTGCCATGATTTCTACTTTGTTGAGCGAATAATCTTCAAGCTCTGGCATCTCGATATAAGGCGTGAAAATCGGTGCGCCAATCGCAATCGTATCGCCTTTGTTTAACAGACGGTTACTCTTCAAGGTATTGAAGATATACACCATGGCTGCGGTGCCACCTTCAACGGCAAACAAGTCAAATTTTCCAGCAGGAACGGGTTGAGAGCCCGCCATTTCTTGCTCAATGTATTTGCGAGCAATGAGCTCTGAATACTTCAGCATGCGGTCGGGAACAGGGTAGTTATTACCTAGAATGCCGCCAACCCACTCATAAATCAGCTCATCGCTGTCTACCTGATATTGATCGGTAATGAACTGGAAGGCTTCGATAAGAAATTGAACGCCTTCTTGCTCTTCGTGTTTCTCACAGAATTGGAGGAAACGTAGGCTAATGTTTTCCTTTTCGCCCATGCCGCCAAAGCCTTGGTAGCCAGAGAAGGTTGCTTTTGACTCTTCCAGTGCAAACATACCGAGTTGGAAGAAGGCTTCACGTGGCGCTGTTGCTACCCAGTTTGGATTGCCGCGGCCCGCGTTGATCATCGTTTTTTCATGTGAATGTTGAGCTAGGTCGATCAGTGTATTTTTTACTTCAAATGGGCTCAGTGTTTCTAGGCGTTGTTCATCAGTGCGTTTCATGGTCTTTTCTCTTTAAATTTTTGATTCGTAAATGCGTTAATTAGGTGTTGGGTGCTTGTTCAAGAGGGGGGCTCTTGAACAAGCGGGAGTTCTCTTCGAGGAGCAGTTGTGCTCTTCAACGAACGGTTGTTCTAGGAAATCTTGGTAATCAGGTTGATGATGATTGGCCCCCACAAGGTGAGGAAGATATTGGCCACTGCGTAAGTCATTGTGAAACTTGGTACGGGTGTGCTGTTCTGAGTTTTTTCTAGTAGCGATGCGAAGGCTGGGTTAGCACTACGGCTACCTGCGACAACGGCTAGGGCTTCTACCGGGTTCTTGATTTTCAACACGTAGTAGTTGAATAGGAACGTCAGTATTTGCGGAATCATGGTCACTAGCACGCCAAGCAGTAATAGTGTCACGCCGTTTTGTTTGATTGCCGTAAGGGCAGGAGCGCCTGCATTGATACCAACCACTGCAACAAACACAGCAAGGCCAAACGTCTGCATAAAGTTGGCAGCGCCATGGTTAATGCTTCCTAAGCGTGGAGTGCGCATTCTTAGGTAACCAACAAGCAAGCCAGACACCAAACAACCTAAGCCAGAGCCCAAGGCGATATGAGAACCGCCAATCGAGAAGCCAATCTCACCGATCAGATAACCCAACACCATGCCAAATGACATCGTCACAAAGTCAGTCACACTTGGAAGTGGGCTGTTGTAGCCGATTTTCTTCTCGACTTTGGCGAGATCGTCTTTCTGGCCGACAAGCGTGATTTCGTCACCGAGGTGCAGTTCAGTCTCTGGTAATGTCGAAATGTCATGGCCCATGCGAGACAACTGAGTGATGTAAACACCACGACGAATACGTGCGTTGGTTTCGTCGTGAAGCTTGTGTAGAGTCACGCCCGCCAGCTTTTTGTTGGTGAGTACGATTTTTTTCTGCGTATGAATAACGTTGGTTTCGTCGCTAAACTCGCCAAGTTCGACACCGAGTGAAGTCACTTTCGGAAAGGCTTGCGTGAGGCCTGTCAGGTAGACTTTGTCATTCGCGGCTAGGATAGGGTTCTTTGCAATGTCTAACGTTGTGTCTGACTCTTCACCTGGACGATAAATAGCTTCTATTGTTAGGTCAGAATCGAATGCTTCTTCTAGCTCAGCGACACTTTTGCCTACAAACATAGAGTTGGCGGTGACTTGATAAGCGCGAGAAGATACTCGGTTTAATGCTGAGAACTCACCTTCATTAAGTTGCTTGTTGCCAGAGCCCATTTGTTCTGCGAGCTTTTTCGCTTCTTTGGTGATGTTCCAACCCATTACCATTGGGATTAGAGACATCATCAAGATAGGACCAAGAGAGCCGAAGATGTATGTGATCGAGTAACCCACCGCCACATTGGTTTTCAGTGTAGAGGTCACATCGGGTGCAAGGTTGAGCTGATCAATCGCGTTACCAGCCGTACCAATGATGGCTGATTGTGTTAAACCACCCGCCGCAAGACCTGCCGCTAAACCTTTATCGAGGCCAGCCCATTTAGCGAGTACCACAACGGTAATCAGCCCAACGAACGTCATTACAAACGAGGCGAATAAACGCGTTAGTGATGAAAGGCGGAATGACGAGAAGAACTGCGGTCCGCCGTTGTAACCCACCATGAAAATAAATAAAGCAAAGAAGATGCTTTTCACTTCATTGGAAATTGCAATTCCGCCGATTTGGCCAAGCCCAACGGCAACCAAAAGTGAGCCTGCGATCCCGCCTAATTCAAACTTACCGATTTTAATTTTACCGATTAAGTAACCGAGTCCCAATGATAGGAATAGAGCTATAAATGGATAGTCTCTTAATTGTTCAATAATAAATGACATGATAAACCTTTAATGAAATACCTCTGATATTTCATAACTAATAATATATTGATGTTGAATGACAGAATGTTCTGTCTATCTGTGATTATGCGAACTTAAGAATTACTTGTCTTATGGTGTAAGCGAGACGATTTTTTATGCGCATGAGTCTTGTCTTTATGATGCTTATTATGATGACCATCTGGGTGGTGATTCACTAAATGCTTATGGCCTTCAGGTTCACCACCATGTGGCTGACCAGAATGAGAGGGTTGATGCGCTCTATATTCTAAATGGTCTTTATTGTGTTTATGTTCGACTTCCTCTCCATATACACGTTTCATTTTTTCTTTAATAGCAACTTTCGTATGGTGTGTTTGATTAGACATATTAATCTCAGTTAGTTGTTTAAGGAACGATGAGAATTATATCTATCGGTGAAGGATATAAATCATGTTCAAATAAAATCGATATAAAGCCATTAAATGATTTTTGCTTGATAAATTCTTATCAAGCTTCTGTATTTGCTAGTTTTATTTTTATTTTATATAGATTGGCTTCGATGTTATATCAGTTTGATTTATTGGTGTTCCCTATAGCTAGAATACCCGGACTTCAAAAACAAGGTGAACACATGAGTAAGTATAAAGGCGTAATTGTCGGGTCAGCTTTATTTATATTATTGTCTTTTGTATTTGGCTTTCATTATGTAAAAAGCGAAATAATAAAAGAGAAAGTAGCAAGTTTTAAATTACCAGCAATCTCTGTAACAACGGAGTCAGTAAAAGAAGACGTTTGGAATGAACATTTGAATGTTATTGGTAATATTCATGCTAACCAATCAGTTGATGTGAAAAGTCAAATGTCTGGTCAAATAAAAGAAGTGCTTTTTAAATCGGGTCAATTTGTTAACAAAGGCGATGTTCTTATTAAGTTGGATGATGCTTTATTAAAAGCTAACTATAAAAGCCAACTGGCAAAGGTTGAGTTAGCGAGAACAGAATTGAAGCGAAATCGAAAGCTACTGAAGAATCACAGCGTCTCTCAGAATTCGGTAGATAAACTTGCTGCTCAATTTAATGCTGAATCAGCAAAGCTAGAATACATCTCTACTCAGGTTGAATATATGAAAGTTAAAGCGCCTTTCTCTGGCCATGTTGGAATTAGAAAAGTGGATGTCGGTGATTTTATCAACTCAAGCACAGCGATTGTTGACCTTGAAGATAGCTCTCAACAGTATGTCGATTTCTCTATTTCGGAGCTTTATCTTCACAGTGTGCAAGTAGGGCAGGATCTCCAATTTAAATCTGACGCAGCGAACGATGCTGAGTATCACGCGACGATTACCGCGATTGAACCTAGCTCAGACGCGAACACGCACAATATCGAACTGCGAGCGGTGACGATTGAATCCGTGCCGTTGGAATCTGGCATGTATGTGGATGCAACACTAACCACTTCCGATTCAAACACGGTGATCAGCGTGCCGTCAGTGGCAATTAGTTACACCTTATCAGGCGATACGGTATTTGTTCTAGATACTTCAACCAAACAAGTGAGCACGAATTCAGGAAGTGCAAGTTCAGCGAGCACAAGTTCAAACAAACAAGGTTCAGAGAAAGCAGAGACACCATTTTACGAATACAAAGTGGTGCAACGCACTGTGGAAATTGGCCCGAAACAGGGTGGTTATGTCGGTGTCCTTTCTGGCTTGAAAGAAGGGGATGTGGTGGTGACGTCGAATCAACATCAGCTTAAAAACGGCGGTTTGGTTTTGGTGAACAATCAACGACCGCTTGTTACTCATACTCAGCCAAGTAATTAGGATTCTCCCATGACATTTACTGATGTATTCATCAAACGCCCGGTGTTGGCGACGGTATTAAGTCTCGTGTTGTTGGTGTTGGGGCTTAAAGCTTTTACTTCATTGCAGGTGCGCCAATACCCAGAAATTGAAACAGGTGTGATCACCATTACCACCAGTTACCCCGGTGCCAGTGCGTCGAGCGTACAAGGTTACGTTACCCAACCTCTACAGGCTGAAATCGCCCAAACCGCGGGCATTGACTACATGACATCAGACAGTGCCTTGGGTAAATCCGTGATTACGGTGTATTTGAAGTTGGGATACCCATCAGATGGCGCACTGACGGAGATTCTGTCTCTGGTGCAGCAAGTGAAATACAAACTGCCTTCTGGGGTATTGGATCCGAGCATTCTTAAATCGACGTCTCAATCGCCGATCTTATATGTCTCTTTCTCAAGCGATACGCTGAAAACCGAGCAAGTATCGGACTATGTGAGCCGAGTGGTGAAGCCAACATTCTCAACGGTAGAGGGTGTGTCCAAAGTCGATATGTTAGGTCAACAAGATTTCGCGATGCGTATCTGGCTTAAGCCTCAAAAGTTGGCGTCTTATGGCTTGACTGCTGCTGATGTACAGAATGCGCTGCGAGCAAACAACATTGTAAGCGCGGCGGGTAAGTTACAGAACCCGTATATCGAAGTCGATATCAATGCTCATACCGATTCTAGCTCTGTAGCAGACTTTAAAAACATGTCGCTCAAAGCCCATGACGGACAACTGGTGCATTTGAAAGACGTTGCCACAGTAGAGCTAGGCGCAGCGACTTATGATTCAGATGTTGAGTTTAATGGCGTAACGACTGTTTCAACGGCGATCAGCAATACCGCGACATCGAACCCGTTAACCGTGGTTGAGGGTATCTATGAATTCCTTCCTCAGATAGAAGCTGGTTTACCTGACGGTATTAAAGCGGATGTGGTGTACGACTCAACCAAATTCATTGAAACATCGATTGATGAAGTAGCAAAAACGCTGATGGAAGCGGCACTGATTGTGGTGATTGTTATCTTTGCGTTCCTCGGTTCTATGCGTGCGATGTTAATTCCGTTGGTGACCATTCCATTGTCACTGATTGGCTCGATGTTCTTCATGTTGAGCATGGGTTTCAGCATTAACTTGCTGACGTTATTGGCGATGGTGTTGGCGATCTCTTTGGTGGTGGATGATGCGATTGTGGTCGTAGAAAACACGTTTCGACACCTAGAAGATGGCACTAGTCCAATTAAAGCAGCGATTAACAGTGCGCGTGAAATTGCTGGTTCTGTGATTGCGATGACCATTACCTTGGCTGCGGTTTATGCACCGATTGGTTTCATGGGTGGTTTGACCGGTAAGTTGTTTACTGAGTTTGCTTTCACCTTGGCGGGCTCTGTTCTGATCTCAGGTTTTATCGCACTGACGTTGACGCCAATGATGTGTTCAAAACTGCTTAATAAGTCGGTATTGGATGGAAAACTGGTTAAGAAAATTGATGTGGTTATTGCTGGTGTCACTGAACGCTACCGCAAGGTACTTGAACACGTGCTTAATAACCGAGTTTATATCTGGCCAGTAGTCGGGACATTGCTTATCAGTTTGGTGTTTATGTTTATGAATACCGCATCCGAGCTGGCACCTGAAGAAGATCAAGGCGTAATGATTGTCATGGGACAAGGGCCTGCTCAAGCCAACACCGATTACATTCGCCACTTTACTCCGGCTCTGATTGACGCCATTGGTAAAAACGACGAAGTAGAAATGACCATGCTGGATAACGGCTACATGAACAACAACGCGTTCTTTGGTTTAGGTGTATTGAAAGATTGGGATTCACGCGAAGCAACGGCAAAAGAGGTGATGCAGCGCTTCGAAAAAGAGAGCTCTGTATTACCAGGTTTGCAGGTGTATACCTTCTCTCCACCGGATCTGCCAGGCACACCGCAAGGCTTGCCATTCCAAATGGTATTGAAGACGCCAACTGGCTCGTATCAAGATCTTTATCAGTACGCTGAAAAGCTAAAAGAATACGCACAGAAGAGCGGTAAGTTTATTTACGTGCAGAACGACCTTAACTTCAATAAACCGCAGGTTGAGATTCAAATTGATCGTGATAAAGCAGCGCAGATGAATGTGAGCGCTCAGGATGTTGGTACCGTGCTGTCTCGCTTTATCAGTGAAGGCTTCGTGAACTACTTCTCAATGGATCAACGCAGTTATCAAGTGATTACGCAAGTACCGAACGAGAATCGTAACTCTTGGGACGATTTGAAGAATTATCACGTACGTTCGAATACAGGGGGAATGGTTCCACTGGCATCTTTAATCGAGATTAGCCAATCGGTCCAGCCATCAAAAGTGGATCAATTCCAACAGCTGAACAGTGCCATGATCGAAGCGAAGATGATGCCGGGCATCAGTATTGGTGAGGCTTACCAAGTGATGGAAGAGGGTGCAGCACAGATATTGCCTAAATCATACAGCACGGATACTTCTGGGCAGCTACGCCAGTTCTTGCAAGAAGGATCTTCGTTGGTAACGACGTTCTTCTTAGCCTTGGTGATTATCTACTTAGTATTGGCAGCGCAGTTCGAAAGCCTACGCGATCCGCTGGTGGTATTAACCAGTGTGCCGTTGTCGATCTTTGGTGCCTTAATGCCACTGTACTTGGGCATTGATACGCTCAACATCTACACCGAAGTTGGATTGGTGACCTTAATCGGACTCATCAGTAAACACGGTATTTTGATTGTTGAGTTCGCTAACCAGATGCAACAAGAATTGAAATGCAGCCGTCGTGAAGCCGCTATTCGTTCGGCGACCGTGCGAATGCGCCCTGTATTGATGACAACTGCCGCCATGGTCGTGGGTGTTGTACCGCTGCTAATAGCGAGTGGTGCAGGGGCTCAAAGTCGATTCTCAATTGGCTTGGTGATTACGGTGGGTATGTCTGTGGGCACGCTATTTACGCTGTTCGTGGTACCAACGATTTACACCTACTTAGCGGCGGATCATACCGCTCAGGAACAAGAAGCTTGAGCAACGTGAAGATCTAATCATCACGAAAGCTCATCAAAAAATTATTCATTAACAAGAAAACTTAATCAACACGAATCCCATTTATGAGCCTGACCGCTTAGGGATTCGTGCATTCAAAATTCAGGAAATTAGAGGTTCACATGAAACTACATTATTTATATCCACTACTTGCGTTATTCACTGTTGGCTGTGCGAGTTCAGTCCCGAACAAAGAAGAAATAAAAAGCGTCGATTCAGAGCATTACTTTGTAGATAGTCAGTTTGATGACGACATGGCGGGTATGTCGTGGATAGCAAAAGACAGTGCTTCTCATCATTTTAATCAGTTCAAATTCAATAGCGTAGAGATCAAAAATGCCGGTATAGACAAGCGAGTATCGAAAGAGGTTCAAGAGCAATTCAAGGAGCAGATCCTTAGCAGTATGAACGACAAGTTGAAGCATAAACTGCAAGGCTATGAGAACGTGATGTTGGATAACCAAGTGCTCGATATTAGCGTTGCTTTGTATGGCATTGATGACATTCCAGAGGATATGCGTTTAACAGAGTTCATTCCTTTTGGTTCTATTATCGGTGCGGTCAAATACGCTGCGGGCACCCGAGACCGCTCAATTCGAGTATTAGCAAGCGTTGACTTAAAGGACCATGATTCAGCTGAGTTGGTTGGTCGCCGTATTTTCGTGGTCAATGACAATGGCGTGCTAGAGAACGAAAAGTCAGCAATCACCATCGAAATGCTGGATAAAAATATTGAGCAGATCACCAAGCAGGCTGTCGATTTTGCTTTTGAAGTAACTTACTTAAACAAGAAGCAAGGTTAAGCTCGTGAAAAGGATCTTCAACAAAAGCGGCAATAGTAAAACCTATCGTCAGCTCGCTGTGTTTATGCTTGGCTGCAGCTTAAGTGCTTCTGCGGTTGCCAGTGGTAGCCGCTATGATCAATGTATTTTGGATTCACTGGCTAAAGCGACCAACCAACAAAGCATTGAATGGCTGAAGCAACAGTGCAATTCAGAGGTCGGTGATTCCAAAGCTGAGGTGAAGGCTGAGGGCAATGACAACAATGCAAAGGCAGGCACGACCGAAATGTCACCCGAGCAAAAGATCTCACGCTTGAAGTTGGAATATTCAACAGAAGATAACCCATTTGTGA contains:
- the aspT gene encoding aspartate-alanine antiporter; this translates as MSFIIEQLRDYPFIALFLSLGLGYLIGKIKIGKFELGGIAGSLLVAVGLGQIGGIAISNEVKSIFFALFIFMVGYNGGPQFFSSFRLSSLTRLFASFVMTFVGLITVVVLAKWAGLDKGLAAGLAAGGLTQSAIIGTAGNAIDQLNLAPDVTSTLKTNVAVGYSITYIFGSLGPILMMSLIPMVMGWNITKEAKKLAEQMGSGNKQLNEGEFSALNRVSSRAYQVTANSMFVGKSVAELEEAFDSDLTIEAIYRPGEESDTTLDIAKNPILAANDKVYLTGLTQAFPKVTSLGVELGEFSDETNVIHTQKKIVLTNKKLAGVTLHKLHDETNARIRRGVYITQLSRMGHDISTLPETELHLGDEITLVGQKDDLAKVEKKIGYNSPLPSVTDFVTMSFGMVLGYLIGEIGFSIGGSHIALGSGLGCLVSGLLVGYLRMRTPRLGSINHGAANFMQTFGLAVFVAVVGINAGAPALTAIKQNGVTLLLLGVLVTMIPQILTFLFNYYVLKIKNPVEALAVVAGSRSANPAFASLLEKTQNSTPVPSFTMTYAVANIFLTLWGPIIINLITKIS
- a CDS encoding efflux RND transporter periplasmic adaptor subunit is translated as MSKYKGVIVGSALFILLSFVFGFHYVKSEIIKEKVASFKLPAISVTTESVKEDVWNEHLNVIGNIHANQSVDVKSQMSGQIKEVLFKSGQFVNKGDVLIKLDDALLKANYKSQLAKVELARTELKRNRKLLKNHSVSQNSVDKLAAQFNAESAKLEYISTQVEYMKVKAPFSGHVGIRKVDVGDFINSSTAIVDLEDSSQQYVDFSISELYLHSVQVGQDLQFKSDAANDAEYHATITAIEPSSDANTHNIELRAVTIESVPLESGMYVDATLTTSDSNTVISVPSVAISYTLSGDTVFVLDTSTKQVSTNSGSASSASTSSNKQGSEKAETPFYEYKVVQRTVEIGPKQGGYVGVLSGLKEGDVVVTSNQHQLKNGGLVLVNNQRPLVTHTQPSN
- a CDS encoding efflux RND transporter permease subunit, with translation MTFTDVFIKRPVLATVLSLVLLVLGLKAFTSLQVRQYPEIETGVITITTSYPGASASSVQGYVTQPLQAEIAQTAGIDYMTSDSALGKSVITVYLKLGYPSDGALTEILSLVQQVKYKLPSGVLDPSILKSTSQSPILYVSFSSDTLKTEQVSDYVSRVVKPTFSTVEGVSKVDMLGQQDFAMRIWLKPQKLASYGLTAADVQNALRANNIVSAAGKLQNPYIEVDINAHTDSSSVADFKNMSLKAHDGQLVHLKDVATVELGAATYDSDVEFNGVTTVSTAISNTATSNPLTVVEGIYEFLPQIEAGLPDGIKADVVYDSTKFIETSIDEVAKTLMEAALIVVIVIFAFLGSMRAMLIPLVTIPLSLIGSMFFMLSMGFSINLLTLLAMVLAISLVVDDAIVVVENTFRHLEDGTSPIKAAINSAREIAGSVIAMTITLAAVYAPIGFMGGLTGKLFTEFAFTLAGSVLISGFIALTLTPMMCSKLLNKSVLDGKLVKKIDVVIAGVTERYRKVLEHVLNNRVYIWPVVGTLLISLVFMFMNTASELAPEEDQGVMIVMGQGPAQANTDYIRHFTPALIDAIGKNDEVEMTMLDNGYMNNNAFFGLGVLKDWDSREATAKEVMQRFEKESSVLPGLQVYTFSPPDLPGTPQGLPFQMVLKTPTGSYQDLYQYAEKLKEYAQKSGKFIYVQNDLNFNKPQVEIQIDRDKAAQMNVSAQDVGTVLSRFISEGFVNYFSMDQRSYQVITQVPNENRNSWDDLKNYHVRSNTGGMVPLASLIEISQSVQPSKVDQFQQLNSAMIEAKMMPGISIGEAYQVMEEGAAQILPKSYSTDTSGQLRQFLQEGSSLVTTFFLALVIIYLVLAAQFESLRDPLVVLTSVPLSIFGALMPLYLGIDTLNIYTEVGLVTLIGLISKHGILIVEFANQMQQELKCSRREAAIRSATVRMRPVLMTTAAMVVGVVPLLIASGAGAQSRFSIGLVITVGMSVGTLFTLFVVPTIYTYLAADHTAQEQEA
- a CDS encoding DUF3313 family protein, which codes for MKLHYLYPLLALFTVGCASSVPNKEEIKSVDSEHYFVDSQFDDDMAGMSWIAKDSASHHFNQFKFNSVEIKNAGIDKRVSKEVQEQFKEQILSSMNDKLKHKLQGYENVMLDNQVLDISVALYGIDDIPEDMRLTEFIPFGSIIGAVKYAAGTRDRSIRVLASVDLKDHDSAELVGRRIFVVNDNGVLENEKSAITIEMLDKNIEQITKQAVDFAFEVTYLNKKQG